In one Bacillus sp. PK3_68 genomic region, the following are encoded:
- a CDS encoding NAD(P)-dependent oxidoreductase: MIIAATNSRETNQLVNKSTSPHQLVNLADDPEESSFIVPASFQKDKLSIAVSTHGASPALSKRIVQELREQFDDEYISYLSFLDKCRAAIKQSFSDPSIRQLVFKELASPAFEKRAKAASCSEREQLLEEVLTDWRENNE, translated from the coding sequence ATTATTATTGCAGCGACGAACAGCAGGGAAACCAATCAGCTCGTTAATAAAAGCACTTCTCCCCACCAGCTCGTTAACCTGGCAGATGATCCGGAGGAAAGCAGCTTTATCGTGCCAGCTTCTTTCCAAAAAGATAAGCTTTCTATAGCAGTAAGCACGCATGGAGCAAGCCCGGCGTTGAGCAAAAGGATCGTTCAGGAGCTGAGAGAGCAGTTCGATGATGAATACATTTCTTATTTGTCCTTTCTTGATAAATGCCGGGCTGCCATTAAACAGTCCTTTTCTGATCCCTCTATTCGGCAACTGGTGTTTAAAGAACTTGCCAGTCCTGCTTTTGAAAAAAGAGCGAAGGCAGCTTCCTGTTCGGAAAGAGAGCAACTGCTTGAAGAGGTATTAACAGATTGGAGGGAAAATAATGAATAA
- a CDS encoding precorrin-8X methylmutase — protein sequence MDFKTEFKPETVQPMEIEGLSFDIITEEFGPHSLTDEEYKVVQRVVHASADFELGKSMLFHPDAIQAGIQAIRNGERIICDVQMVQSGVSKPRIEKFGGSIHVYISDEDVMEEAKRLNTTRAIVSMRKATAEADGGIYAIGNAPTALLELIRLVKEGIAKPSLVIGLPVGFVSAAESKEELAKLDIPYITNIGRKGGSTVTVAAVNALSLLAQKA from the coding sequence TTGGATTTTAAAACAGAATTTAAACCGGAAACGGTTCAACCAATGGAAATTGAAGGACTTAGCTTTGACATTATTACAGAAGAATTTGGCCCGCATTCGCTGACGGATGAAGAATACAAAGTCGTGCAGCGTGTTGTACATGCTTCAGCTGATTTTGAGCTTGGAAAAAGCATGCTGTTTCACCCGGATGCGATTCAAGCGGGCATCCAGGCCATCCGGAATGGAGAACGAATTATTTGTGACGTGCAAATGGTGCAATCAGGTGTCAGCAAGCCGAGAATCGAAAAATTTGGCGGAAGCATCCACGTCTATATTTCTGATGAAGACGTAATGGAGGAAGCGAAGCGATTAAATACAACAAGAGCGATTGTTTCGATGCGTAAAGCGACAGCGGAAGCGGACGGTGGTATCTATGCCATCGGCAATGCACCAACCGCTTTGCTTGAACTGATTCGTCTTGTGAAAGAGGGAATCGCCAAGCCAAGCCTTGTCATTGGTTTGCCTGTCGGCTTTGTCTCAGCGGCTGAATCAAAAGAAGAGCTGGCCAAGCTAGATATTCCTTATATTACGAACATTGGAAGAAAAGGCGGAAGCACAGTGACTGTTGCTGCTGTCAACGCTTTGTCCCTGCTTGCGCAAAAAGCATGA
- a CDS encoding energy-coupling factor ABC transporter permease, whose translation MSSIQPVAAMHIMEGFLPLKWALFWWVLAIPFIAAGIRSIQKTIKQHPETKMMLGLAGAFTFVLSALKIPSVTGSSSHPTGVGLGTVLFGPLAMAVLGTIVLLFQALLLAHGGLTTLGANAFSMAIAGPLITYAVYKGCRKMNIGFAVAVFLAAFLGDLGTYTVTSLQLALAFPAEVGGVFASFVKFAGIFSLTQVSLALCEGILTVIVMNWLLKYNENELKQLSIVGKGA comes from the coding sequence ATGAGTTCTATTCAGCCTGTCGCTGCCATGCATATTATGGAAGGGTTTCTCCCCTTAAAATGGGCGCTTTTTTGGTGGGTACTTGCTATTCCATTTATCGCTGCTGGTATAAGGTCCATTCAAAAAACAATTAAACAGCATCCGGAAACGAAAATGATGCTCGGTCTTGCTGGGGCCTTTACATTTGTGTTGTCCGCTTTAAAGATTCCATCCGTGACAGGAAGCAGCTCTCATCCAACTGGTGTTGGGCTCGGAACCGTTTTATTTGGCCCGCTCGCAATGGCTGTCCTTGGAACGATTGTTTTGTTGTTTCAGGCGCTCCTTTTAGCTCACGGCGGATTAACTACACTCGGGGCCAATGCTTTTTCTATGGCTATAGCCGGCCCGCTTATCACGTATGCTGTTTATAAAGGCTGTCGGAAAATGAACATCGGTTTTGCAGTAGCCGTATTTTTAGCTGCTTTTTTGGGAGATTTGGGCACATATACGGTGACGTCTCTCCAATTGGCGCTCGCTTTTCCAGCAGAAGTAGGCGGTGTATTCGCCTCATTCGTTAAATTTGCCGGCATTTTCTCTCTGACACAAGTGTCGCTCGCCTTATGTGAAGGGATTCTCACTGTGATTGTTATGAATTGGCTGCTGAAATATAATGAAAATGAATTAAAGCAACTGAGTATTGTAGGGAAGGGAGCCTAA
- the cbiQ gene encoding cobalt ECF transporter T component CbiQ gives MKVIDYYAHHNRLADWHPVEKALFAFSHLFLVLFLKNLFVSVFVFFLMSLIAVLGAGIPWRRYFALLCLPLVFLLLSILPLLVSIAPAGTDTVAFIESKNVLGWHVYISLSAVEQATVLCLSAYSAVSCMYFFILTTPFQGIAFALYTLRLPSLFVDLTAVTYRFIFVLAAKAEETYKAQKSRAGYSGWRSSLHSLSSLTANLFVQTMRDAKEVQFAADARGGAEAVERHSIEYSLRPYAWAIAILFFSLSCSIGVLF, from the coding sequence ATGAAAGTGATCGATTACTATGCTCATCATAATCGCCTCGCAGATTGGCATCCGGTGGAAAAAGCGTTGTTTGCTTTTTCCCATTTGTTTTTAGTGCTATTTTTAAAAAATCTTTTCGTTTCCGTTTTTGTCTTCTTTTTGATGAGCCTAATCGCTGTATTGGGTGCAGGAATCCCTTGGAGACGCTATTTCGCTTTATTGTGTCTGCCACTTGTTTTTTTGCTATTGAGCATTCTTCCTCTCCTAGTGTCTATTGCTCCGGCCGGAACAGATACAGTTGCCTTTATTGAGAGTAAGAATGTTTTAGGGTGGCATGTCTACATCTCCCTTTCAGCGGTTGAACAGGCGACTGTTTTATGTCTGTCTGCCTACTCAGCGGTCAGCTGCATGTACTTTTTTATTTTGACGACGCCCTTTCAGGGAATCGCCTTTGCTCTGTACACCTTGCGTCTGCCGTCATTATTTGTTGATCTGACTGCTGTTACTTATCGGTTTATTTTTGTGCTGGCAGCGAAAGCGGAGGAAACCTACAAAGCGCAAAAGTCACGGGCTGGCTATAGCGGCTGGCGTTCTTCTCTCCATTCATTATCCAGTTTAACGGCCAATTTATTCGTACAGACGATGAGAGACGCAAAGGAAGTGCAATTTGCCGCAGACGCCCGTGGAGGGGCAGAGGCAGTGGAACGGCACAGTATTGAATACTCGCTTCGGCCTTATGCATGGGCGATTGCCATACTATTCTTCTCTCTGTCATGCAGCATCGGCGTGCTTTTTTAA
- the cobM gene encoding precorrin-4 C(11)-methyltransferase gives MRLFIVGAGPGAADLITVRGLRLIKEADVILYADSLVNEEVFREAKPEAEILKTAGMHLEEMVDTMIDHLQAGKKVVRLHTGDPAVYGAIMEQMALLKEKGVEIEIVPGVSSVFAAAASAGAELTIPDLTQTVILTRAEGRTPVPEREKLADLAKHHCTIAFFLSATLTKKVMRELMGAGWAPETPVAVVYKATWPDEKIVRTTIENLDEDMRKNGIRKQAMILAGWALDPAIHEKDFRSKLYDKEFTHGYRRG, from the coding sequence ATGAGGCTGTTTATCGTCGGAGCGGGCCCGGGAGCGGCAGATTTGATTACAGTGAGAGGGCTTCGACTCATTAAAGAGGCGGATGTCATTTTATACGCGGATTCCCTTGTCAATGAAGAAGTGTTCCGGGAAGCGAAACCGGAAGCGGAAATTTTAAAGACGGCCGGTATGCATTTGGAAGAAATGGTTGACACAATGATCGATCATTTGCAGGCGGGCAAGAAAGTCGTCCGGCTTCATACCGGGGACCCGGCTGTATACGGGGCGATTATGGAGCAAATGGCGCTCTTAAAAGAAAAAGGCGTCGAAATTGAAATTGTGCCCGGTGTCAGCTCGGTCTTTGCAGCGGCGGCTAGTGCGGGCGCGGAATTAACGATTCCTGATCTGACACAAACCGTTATTTTAACGAGAGCGGAAGGACGCACGCCAGTTCCGGAGCGAGAAAAGCTAGCTGATTTAGCGAAGCATCACTGCACGATTGCTTTTTTCCTTAGCGCCACGCTGACGAAAAAAGTTATGAGAGAATTAATGGGCGCCGGCTGGGCACCGGAAACGCCGGTGGCAGTCGTCTACAAAGCAACGTGGCCGGATGAAAAAATCGTCCGTACGACTATAGAGAATCTGGATGAGGATATGAGAAAAAACGGCATTCGCAAACAAGCGATGATTTTAGCAGGCTGGGCGCTTGATCCTGCCATTCATGAAAAGGATTTCCGCTCCAAATTGTATGACAAAGAGTTCACGCACGGCTACCGCCGGGGGTGA
- a CDS encoding energy-coupling factor ABC transporter substrate-binding protein, whose protein sequence is MKNILLLILVVGLAVIPLIINKTAEFNGADGEAEEAITEINPDYKPWFESLWEPPSGEVESLLFVLQAAVGALFIGYFIGSSRMKKKLEEKAAERLQ, encoded by the coding sequence ATGAAAAACATTCTTTTGCTCATACTGGTTGTTGGTCTCGCTGTCATACCGCTTATTATAAATAAAACGGCTGAATTCAATGGTGCTGACGGCGAAGCAGAAGAAGCGATCACAGAGATTAACCCGGATTATAAGCCCTGGTTTGAATCTTTATGGGAGCCGCCAAGCGGAGAAGTGGAAAGCTTGCTGTTTGTTTTACAGGCGGCTGTCGGGGCATTATTTATCGGTTACTTTATCGGCTCCAGCCGAATGAAAAAGAAATTGGAAGAGAAAGCGGCTGAGCGCCTGCAATGA
- a CDS encoding cobalt-precorrin-5B (C(1))-methyltransferase, giving the protein MKTQEKKEEKPLRKGYTTGACATAAVQAALVSLLSGEKQETATIYLPAKVFATFAVEQCEVKEDRAIASIKKDAGDDPDVTHGAIIYAEVILKKEPGIELDGGEGVGRATKPGLAVEVGQAAINPVPRKMILSEAEKILADFKRTEGLKIIISVPGGEEMAKKTLNGRLGIIGGISILGTRGIVMPFSTAAYKASIIQAIQVARAGGCDHVAITTGGRSEKYAIQQLPGLKEEAFIEMGDFIGFTLKHCKRLGIKRISMVGMMGKFSKVAQGVMMVHSKSAPVDFNFLAETALQAGASREEVEEVRGANTASHAGELMAAAGHYRFFDILCASCCEHALKEVGGGMEIETTLYTFKGECLGKAERHG; this is encoded by the coding sequence ATGAAAACGCAAGAAAAGAAAGAAGAGAAGCCGCTTCGAAAAGGCTATACGACCGGTGCCTGCGCGACCGCTGCTGTCCAGGCGGCATTGGTTTCACTGCTGTCCGGGGAAAAACAAGAAACCGCCACCATCTATCTTCCGGCCAAGGTGTTCGCCACTTTTGCTGTTGAGCAGTGCGAAGTAAAGGAAGATCGGGCGATAGCATCCATAAAAAAAGATGCCGGCGATGATCCGGATGTTACACATGGAGCCATTATTTATGCGGAAGTCATTTTAAAAAAAGAACCCGGCATTGAGCTGGACGGCGGGGAAGGGGTAGGCCGGGCAACGAAGCCAGGTCTTGCGGTCGAAGTTGGCCAGGCAGCGATTAACCCGGTACCAAGAAAGATGATTTTATCAGAAGCGGAAAAAATCTTAGCGGATTTTAAGCGGACGGAAGGCTTAAAAATTATTATCTCGGTTCCTGGCGGGGAAGAGATGGCGAAAAAAACGCTCAATGGGCGGTTAGGTATCATCGGAGGCATTTCGATTTTAGGGACACGTGGGATCGTCATGCCTTTTTCCACCGCCGCTTATAAAGCGAGCATCATTCAGGCGATACAAGTAGCGCGGGCTGGCGGCTGTGACCATGTGGCTATTACAACGGGTGGGCGCAGCGAGAAATATGCAATCCAGCAGCTTCCGGGATTGAAAGAAGAAGCATTTATTGAAATGGGTGACTTTATCGGGTTTACCTTGAAGCATTGCAAACGACTGGGCATTAAGCGAATATCCATGGTCGGCATGATGGGCAAGTTTTCCAAGGTCGCCCAGGGAGTCATGATGGTTCATTCGAAAAGTGCCCCTGTTGATTTTAACTTCTTGGCTGAAACAGCACTGCAGGCCGGGGCTTCTCGGGAGGAAGTGGAAGAAGTCAGAGGAGCCAATACGGCTTCTCATGCCGGGGAGTTAATGGCGGCAGCCGGTCATTATCGCTTTTTTGATATTCTTTGTGCCAGCTGCTGCGAGCATGCGCTCAAGGAAGTAGGCGGCGGAATGGAGATCGAAACCACTTTATACACGTTTAAAGGTGAATGTTTAGGAAAGGCGGAGCGTCATGGGTGA
- a CDS encoding cobalamin biosynthesis protein, producing MTVKTETDHLPKVIARGDYAVVAITKHGTQLARKINAVFPGSDLYYMKKFEQGDEGERGITLFEGSVRLLLPELFAKYRGLILIISLGAVVRMIAPILKDKKTDPGVVVVDDKGEHVISVLSGHIGGANELAREVATLIGAYPVVTTASDVQKTIPVDLFGRRFGWVWESDEKLTPVSAAVVNEEKVAVVQESGEKNWWMHDTPMPDTIHVFSSIQKAIAENPAAALVVTHRQLEKAEEAILTNGVLFRPKVLVLGIGCNRGTSAEEIEQVISTTLDELKVSIKSVKAIATIDLKKDEVGLLEVARKHRWEFVYYKPEELNQKAISQPSDTVYKFTGAYGVSEPAAMLYSRNDQLLLAKKKSGNVTISVGLISYQ from the coding sequence GTGACTGTAAAAACAGAAACAGACCATCTGCCTAAGGTGATAGCAAGAGGGGACTATGCCGTTGTAGCGATTACAAAGCACGGCACCCAGCTTGCCAGAAAGATCAACGCCGTCTTTCCGGGCAGCGATCTTTACTATATGAAAAAGTTTGAGCAGGGCGATGAAGGAGAACGGGGGATTACACTGTTCGAGGGTTCTGTCCGTTTGCTGCTGCCTGAGCTATTTGCCAAGTACCGGGGGTTGATTCTCATCATCTCTTTGGGGGCTGTCGTCCGGATGATTGCTCCTATCCTGAAGGATAAAAAGACGGACCCTGGTGTGGTCGTCGTTGATGATAAAGGGGAGCACGTAATCAGTGTTCTTTCAGGACATATCGGCGGGGCGAATGAGCTGGCGCGGGAAGTCGCCACATTAATCGGAGCCTATCCGGTAGTGACAACAGCTTCTGATGTGCAAAAAACAATTCCAGTTGATTTATTTGGCCGCCGCTTCGGCTGGGTATGGGAATCGGATGAAAAGCTGACTCCGGTGAGCGCAGCGGTAGTGAATGAAGAAAAGGTAGCAGTTGTGCAGGAAAGCGGAGAGAAAAATTGGTGGATGCATGATACGCCGATGCCGGATACGATTCATGTTTTTTCCTCGATCCAGAAAGCGATCGCTGAAAATCCAGCTGCCGCTCTTGTTGTCACGCATCGGCAGCTGGAAAAAGCAGAAGAGGCGATTTTAACGAATGGCGTGCTATTTCGGCCAAAGGTGCTCGTTCTCGGCATCGGCTGCAACCGCGGCACATCGGCAGAAGAGATTGAGCAGGTCATCAGCACGACGCTCGATGAGTTGAAGGTAAGCATCAAAAGTGTCAAGGCGATCGCAACGATCGACTTGAAAAAAGATGAGGTTGGGCTGCTTGAAGTAGCACGAAAACACCGTTGGGAATTTGTTTATTATAAGCCGGAAGAATTGAACCAAAAAGCAATTTCTCAGCCGTCGGACACGGTCTATAAGTTCACCGGCGCCTACGGTGTCAGTGAACCGGCCGCTATGCTTTACAGCAGAAATGATCAGCTGCTGCTCGCAAAAAAGAAATCAGGAAATGTGACTATTTCGGTCGGGCTCATTTCCTATCAGTAA
- the cobA gene encoding uroporphyrinogen-III C-methyltransferase, translated as MNKGKVFLVGAGPGDPKLITVKGMECLQAADVIAYDRLVNKELLAYAKKGAELIFCGKLPGKHALIQEQINRLLVEKAEQGLIVVRLKGGDPCVFGRVGEEAEELANSGIPFEIVPGITAGIAAPAYAGIPITHRDHASSFAIVTAHGREQKGEDHINWEALAQGIDTIAFYMGVGNLPHICSQLIHHGKKPSTPVALIEWGTTAVQRTVTGELSTIEQKAKEHQITNPAIVLVGEVVGLREKISWFEDEILKQPMTL; from the coding sequence ATGAATAAAGGAAAAGTGTTTTTAGTAGGAGCGGGTCCCGGTGATCCGAAATTAATCACTGTAAAAGGAATGGAGTGCCTTCAAGCAGCAGATGTTATTGCTTATGACCGACTTGTGAATAAAGAATTGCTTGCTTATGCGAAGAAGGGAGCCGAACTGATTTTTTGTGGAAAGCTCCCTGGCAAGCACGCACTTATTCAAGAGCAGATTAATCGCCTCCTTGTGGAAAAAGCGGAACAGGGTTTGATTGTTGTCCGCTTAAAAGGAGGAGATCCGTGTGTGTTTGGCCGGGTCGGGGAAGAAGCGGAGGAGCTGGCCAACAGCGGCATCCCCTTTGAAATTGTCCCGGGCATTACAGCTGGCATCGCCGCTCCTGCCTATGCGGGCATCCCCATAACCCATCGTGATCATGCCTCAAGCTTTGCGATCGTTACCGCACACGGCCGGGAGCAAAAAGGTGAAGATCATATTAACTGGGAGGCGCTGGCCCAGGGAATTGATACGATTGCTTTTTATATGGGGGTTGGCAATTTGCCCCATATATGCTCACAGCTGATCCACCATGGGAAAAAGCCTTCCACGCCTGTAGCTCTCATCGAGTGGGGAACGACTGCTGTGCAGCGGACGGTGACAGGAGAGCTGTCGACGATAGAGCAAAAAGCGAAAGAACATCAGATAACGAATCCTGCTATTGTGCTTGTTGGCGAGGTTGTCGGGCTTAGAGAAAAAATCAGCTGGTTTGAGGACGAAATTCTCAAACAGCCAATGACTCTATAA
- a CDS encoding AAA family ATPase: protein MEPRLLILDEPTAGLDPYYAKKIMQLLSQLHNEETTVMLSTHDVDFAYEWADEVLIMQQGGIRAFGEAGHIFKKKELLEECYLEQPWVIGVFTALQEKEKSAAETAPKSKRELLDWIKQEKKKDRDIFTERMLLK from the coding sequence ATGGAACCAAGATTGCTTATCCTTGATGAACCAACAGCTGGACTGGATCCTTATTACGCTAAAAAAATTATGCAACTGCTAAGCCAATTACATAATGAGGAAACGACTGTCATGCTTTCTACACACGATGTGGATTTTGCCTATGAGTGGGCGGATGAGGTATTGATTATGCAGCAAGGGGGCATTCGGGCATTCGGAGAGGCAGGCCACATATTTAAGAAGAAAGAATTGCTGGAAGAGTGTTATTTGGAACAGCCTTGGGTTATCGGCGTGTTTACCGCCCTGCAAGAGAAGGAGAAAAGTGCAGCAGAAACAGCCCCTAAATCCAAAAGAGAACTGCTTGACTGGATCAAACAAGAAAAAAA
- a CDS encoding sirohydrochlorin chelatase, whose protein sequence is MKAILFVGHGSRDPEGNEQIRQFIDQLVPELAKNVIYETCFLEFERPNIAKGIDTCIAKGATSVALVPLMLLPAGHSKIHIPHEIDEAKEKYPAVQFTYGKPIGIHYEAVDICKNRVLETGEYKEGSDEQTAVILLGRGGSDADANSDLFKITRLLWEKLPVPIIETAFIGVTSPSLEETVEKTIRLGAEKVIILPYFLFTGVLIKRLESMTEQFCLAYPGVSFSLAEYFGFHPKLKTVIKDRVEEVLKGEVYMNCDTCQYRFEAMEHIDHHHHHDHDDHHHHHDHDDHHHHDHDHHYEHSHGEESEAATVK, encoded by the coding sequence ATGAAGGCAATTTTATTTGTCGGCCATGGAAGCCGGGACCCAGAAGGAAATGAACAAATCAGACAATTTATCGATCAGCTTGTCCCGGAGCTCGCAAAGAATGTAATCTATGAAACTTGTTTTTTAGAGTTTGAACGGCCGAACATTGCTAAAGGGATCGATACATGTATTGCAAAAGGAGCAACATCTGTTGCGCTTGTCCCGCTCATGCTGCTGCCAGCGGGCCATTCTAAAATCCATATTCCTCACGAGATCGACGAAGCGAAGGAGAAATACCCTGCCGTCCAATTTACTTACGGCAAACCAATTGGCATTCACTATGAAGCGGTGGATATTTGTAAAAACCGCGTGTTGGAAACGGGTGAATACAAAGAAGGATCAGACGAGCAGACGGCTGTTATCCTGCTTGGACGAGGTGGCAGCGATGCTGATGCGAACAGTGATTTATTCAAAATTACCCGACTGTTATGGGAAAAGCTGCCTGTTCCCATCATTGAGACGGCCTTTATTGGCGTCACTTCACCAAGCTTGGAGGAAACAGTAGAGAAAACGATCCGTCTTGGCGCCGAAAAAGTGATCATTCTTCCCTACTTTCTGTTTACCGGTGTGTTAATCAAGCGCTTGGAGAGCATGACGGAACAATTTTGCCTCGCCTATCCGGGAGTTTCTTTCTCTCTGGCAGAATACTTTGGCTTCCATCCGAAGTTAAAAACTGTCATTAAAGACCGGGTGGAAGAAGTGCTGAAAGGCGAAGTGTATATGAATTGTGACACATGTCAATACCGCTTTGAGGCGATGGAGCACATTGATCATCACCATCACCATGATCATGATGATCATCACCATCACCATGATCATGATGATCATCATCATCACGACCATGATCACCACTATGAACATAGCCACGGAGAAGAAAGTGAGGCGGCAACAGTTAAATGA
- a CDS encoding ATP-binding cassette domain-containing protein: MIELKNVSYNYTDGTKALSSVSLAITPGRKIAVLGNNGAGKSTLFLHMNGLLRPAEGEILFNGKPLIYKRKQLQELRRQVGVVFQNPDTQLFSPTVREDILYGPRNLGWDHERVEQMARQAMEKTGVIEFQHKPPHF; the protein is encoded by the coding sequence ATGATCGAATTAAAAAATGTTAGCTACAATTATACAGATGGCACAAAAGCACTCAGCTCTGTTTCGCTGGCAATCACTCCTGGACGAAAGATTGCGGTACTCGGTAATAACGGAGCAGGAAAGTCCACACTTTTTCTTCATATGAATGGATTGCTTCGACCGGCAGAAGGAGAAATTTTATTTAATGGGAAACCGCTTATTTATAAGCGAAAACAGCTGCAGGAGTTGCGCAGACAAGTGGGCGTAGTCTTTCAAAATCCCGATACCCAGTTGTTTTCTCCAACGGTTCGAGAAGATATCCTATATGGGCCACGAAACTTGGGATGGGATCATGAGCGAGTAGAGCAGATGGCAAGGCAAGCAATGGAAAAAACCGGCGTGATTGAATTCCAGCATAAGCCACCGCATTTTTAA
- the cobK gene encoding precorrin-6A reductase: MIFFLAGTSDARELAVALQQDGYPLIASVVTENAAKELKQVNVPAFAGRMDAEAMQAFVLKKEVSAVVDASHPFAEEASKNAMEAAEQAAVPYIRFERKEQSFTESPLITYVSTYEEAADRAAKTKGTVMLTTGSKTLATFTEKLLPMEDIRLVCRMLPRKDNMEKCEQLGLPQKNIVAIQGPFTKAFDQALYEQYDVKCMVTKASGQRGSVDQKIEAAKELGIETIVIERPAIDYKNRCSSFEEVRNMLHKLEIRGGERIGF, encoded by the coding sequence ATGATTTTCTTTTTAGCGGGAACAAGCGATGCACGGGAGCTTGCGGTCGCTTTGCAGCAGGATGGCTATCCGCTGATTGCCTCCGTTGTAACAGAGAATGCGGCGAAAGAGCTGAAGCAGGTAAACGTTCCGGCATTTGCCGGACGCATGGATGCAGAAGCAATGCAGGCATTCGTATTGAAGAAAGAGGTATCGGCCGTTGTCGATGCGAGCCATCCGTTTGCAGAAGAAGCATCCAAAAATGCGATGGAAGCTGCAGAACAGGCCGCTGTTCCTTATATTCGTTTTGAAAGAAAAGAGCAGAGCTTTACAGAATCGCCGCTCATTACATATGTGTCTACGTACGAGGAAGCGGCAGATAGAGCAGCCAAGACAAAAGGAACGGTTATGCTGACAACCGGAAGTAAGACATTGGCGACTTTTACCGAAAAACTGCTGCCAATGGAGGACATTCGCCTTGTGTGCCGGATGCTTCCGCGAAAAGACAATATGGAGAAATGTGAACAGCTTGGCCTGCCGCAAAAAAACATTGTCGCCATTCAAGGGCCATTCACAAAAGCTTTTGACCAGGCGCTGTATGAACAATATGACGTAAAATGCATGGTCACGAAAGCGAGCGGCCAAAGAGGATCAGTTGATCAGAAAATTGAAGCGGCCAAAGAGCTTGGCATTGAAACGATTGTCATCGAGCGGCCGGCAATTGACTATAAAAACCGTTGTTCGAGCTTCGAAGAAGTACGGAACATGCTTCATAAATTAGAGATTAGAGGGGGAGAACGAATTGGATTTTAA
- the cbiE gene encoding precorrin-6y C5,15-methyltransferase (decarboxylating) subunit CbiE, which translates to MGERIKIIGIGDDGRTGLPALYEKWINEADLLAGGERQLAFFPDYARETFTIKGNLRELKERLKKPQQGKVVVLASGDPLFYGVGGYLSKEAEADIYPQPSSVQLAFARMGESWSDAAVISLHGRKITGLAQRIDGKEKIALLTDEVNSPQALARYLTSFGMNEYQAFVAENLGGEQERCRWLSLAEMEKSEFSPLNVVILKQVEKPKQWPLGIPDEEFAQRKPDKGLLTKKEIRVLTIGQMNLHENSIVWDIGTCTGSVAIEAAKIASEGAVYAIEKNEEDLENARENFAKFRTDITAVHGKAPDGLESFPDPDSVFIGGTAGNINGIFDECCSRLKDDGTIVMNVVTLENLYEAQQALKERGFQVDITLAQIARSKPILHLTRMEGLNPIYIITAKRQKEDQS; encoded by the coding sequence ATGGGTGAACGAATAAAGATTATTGGCATAGGGGACGACGGCCGGACAGGCTTGCCGGCTCTTTATGAAAAGTGGATCAACGAGGCGGACTTATTAGCCGGGGGGGAACGGCAGCTCGCCTTTTTTCCTGACTATGCGAGAGAGACCTTCACGATTAAAGGAAATTTGCGGGAATTAAAGGAAAGGCTGAAAAAACCGCAGCAAGGAAAAGTCGTCGTGCTTGCTTCCGGTGATCCGCTGTTTTATGGGGTCGGCGGTTATCTATCCAAAGAAGCAGAAGCAGATATTTACCCGCAGCCGAGTTCGGTGCAGCTCGCTTTTGCCAGGATGGGCGAAAGCTGGAGCGATGCAGCCGTCATTAGCTTGCATGGCCGGAAAATCACGGGTCTTGCCCAGCGGATTGACGGCAAGGAAAAGATCGCTTTGTTAACGGATGAGGTCAATTCTCCTCAGGCGCTTGCCCGGTATTTAACATCTTTCGGGATGAATGAGTATCAAGCATTCGTAGCTGAGAACCTTGGCGGCGAACAGGAACGCTGCCGCTGGCTGTCATTAGCGGAGATGGAAAAGTCGGAATTCTCACCGTTGAACGTAGTGATTTTAAAGCAGGTAGAGAAGCCGAAACAATGGCCTCTTGGCATTCCTGATGAAGAGTTTGCCCAAAGAAAGCCGGATAAGGGCTTGCTGACGAAAAAGGAAATTCGTGTCCTTACCATCGGCCAAATGAATCTTCATGAAAACAGCATTGTTTGGGATATCGGTACATGTACCGGCTCAGTTGCCATTGAAGCGGCCAAAATTGCTTCAGAAGGGGCGGTCTACGCCATTGAAAAGAATGAAGAGGATCTTGAAAATGCCAGAGAAAACTTTGCAAAGTTCCGGACAGACATTACCGCAGTGCATGGTAAAGCACCGGATGGACTAGAAAGCTTTCCTGATCCGGATTCGGTGTTTATCGGCGGAACCGCTGGAAATATCAATGGGATTTTTGACGAGTGCTGCAGCCGTTTAAAAGACGATGGGACGATTGTGATGAATGTCGTGACCCTTGAAAATTTATACGAGGCGCAGCAGGCACTTAAAGAGCGTGGCTTTCAAGTAGATATCACACTCGCCCAAATAGCGAGAAGCAAACCGATTTTGCATTTAACGAGAATGGAAGGATTGAACCCGATTTACATCATTACAGCAAAGAGGCAGAAGGAGGACCAGTCATGA